The Candidatus Cloacimonadota bacterium genomic sequence CCGTTCTTCTTTGTTTTTCCGTCAACCTATAAACTTCAACTTCAGAAGTTTTTTTACCGCTGATCTTTCGAATAGCAAAATGACGATCTGCATAAGCAGCAATTTGCGGTAGATGAGAAATACATAAAACTTGATGGAATTTTCCGATATTATGAATGAATTCCGCCAGTAATTCCGAGGTTTTTCCACCGATACCGGAATCGATCTCATCAAAAATTATGGTGCGGCTATCCAGTTTATTGGAAAGTACTTTCTTAATCGTCAGTAAAAAACGGGAAAGTTCACCGCCAGATGCTGCAATTCTGAGCGGCTGCCTTTTGATTCCCTTGTTCGCACTGAAATAATAATCCACTTCATCTTTGCCGTTATAATTTAAGCCTGTCAAGATTTCATTATCTTCTAATTTAGCTGTTAGATCTTGGAATTTTATCTCGATACTGGCATCGGGAATTGCCAATTTCTTTATATTTTCAATCAGTTCTTCTTCAAATCTTTTGGCAGTTTTTTTCCTTTTTCGGGAAAGCTCTTCAGCTTCTTTCAGGATAGCTATTTTATCAGATTCAATTTCTTTTTTCAACTGAAATATACGATCCTTACCAGAAGAAAAACTGGCTATTTCATTTTCCATATACTGTTGAAACTGCAAAATTTCCGGAATCGATTTTTTATATTTACTCATCAGTGAATTTACAGCATCCAATCGACTTTGAACTTCCTGTAAACGTGAATTGTCCAGGTCGATCAGATTTTGCACATCCTGAATATTACGTACAGCATCATCCAGATTTGCCAGGCTTTCATGTAAGTTTGAAATAGCTTCTCCGATCAAATTATTATCATCTTTAAAAGCTTGAAATTTTGATAAATAAGAACTGATAACATCATGAACTGAGTTCTCATTTTCATAAAATACCTGCTCCATATCGGATGCCAGATTCAAAATTGTTTCAGCATTGGAAAGCAAATTCAATTCCGACTGCAGCGTTTCTTCTTCATCTTCTTTCAGCTGTAGAGACTTTATTTCCTGAACCTGATACTCGTAGAGCTTGATGCGATCGGTCAATTCAGCTTCCTGTTTTTCCAGCTTTTTCAGTTCTTTTATTTTATTTTCCAGATTTCGGAATTTTTCCTCAAAATTTCTTCGATCATCTTCCAGATTGCCGAAATTATCCAAAACCTGCAGTTGATATTCCTGGTCGAACAGCTTCTGCTGATCGCGCTGACTATGAAAATCCAGCAGTACATTGCGGAATTCTGAGATAATATTCTGTGAAACTCTTCTACCGTTTATAAATCCTTTACTGCGGAAATTCGTGCCGATCTCTTTGCTAATAAAAACTTCACCTTCCGAAGTATCGATCTCGTATTTTTTCAGCAAATTCAAAAATTCCCGGTTGAAATCATCCAGATCGAAAGCAATCTCCAACATTGCCGGTTTACTTTCATCAAACAACATGCCCGGCTTTAGCGATCCACCCAGAATCAAATCGATCGCTCCCACAATGATCGATTTTCCGGCTCCCGTTTCGCCGCTGAGGACCTGCAATCCTTTACCGAATTCCAATTCAGTTTTTTTTACAATTATAAAATTTTCAATACGCAGACTTCTGATCATTTTCTACCCATTTCGATACACAGTTTTTTTCTTCATTTCCTACCCATGTGCAGCTTTTTACGTAAAATTTGATAAAAAGTTTTATTGGAAAGTTTGATCACTTCTACCTTTCTGGATGCAGACGTGATATGAATTTCATCGTTCTTCCTCAGGTTAATTATGTTTCTGCCATCTAATTGTAAAACACCTTCGGTATGACTTTCCAGAACTTCAAATTCCAACTTATCGTTGGCAGAAAAAACCATGGGGCGAACACTGAGATTATGCGGATTTAAAGGTGCCATAATGATCGCATCCATAACTGGAGAAAGCAGCGGACCGCCTGCAGAAAGCGAATATGCAGTAGATCCGGTTGGAGTGGAAATAATAATTCCGTCGCAGCGCGTATCCAACACGAATCGTTTATTGCTGGAAATTTTGATATTGGTAAGTCGGGGAGTTTCACCCTTATAAATTACTGCATCATTCAAAGCAAGATCGGAAAATATGTTTTTGCCATCTCTTTTTAGAACAACTTTCAGCAGCATACGTTTTTGAATTTTATATTTGTTGTTTTTCAAGTGATTTATCGATTTTTCCAACTCCCGCAGACTGCTGTCCGAAAGAAAACCAAGTTTTCCCACATTAATTCCCAGAAGAGGTGAATCATACTTCAAGGAAAAATGCATTGCTCGCAGGAATGTACCATCTCCCCCAAAAGAAAGAATGCCATCTAAATTGGCCGAATCTTTGACAATGTGAATGAAATCAGGCATGAATTTTTTTTGTTCTTCCATGCAGAAAAAATTTACTTTTTTGGTTTTATTCAGTCTTTCCAATAGTTCAAAAATATTCTTGGGATCTTTGTAAAATGGATTTAAAAATACTCCAAAATGATTCATCATTTTCCTCATAAAGATTCAATTATTCGAAGATAAGATTGATAACGTTCCACAGGAAATTCCTCATTTTCAACTGCTTTCTTTACAGCACAGCCGATTTCGTGATTGTGGCTGCAATCGGCAAATTTACAAGCGTTGAATAGCACATCTATTCCCGGAAATATCCGGTAAATTTTCTCTTTATCTTCTCGATGTAAACCAAAGGTTTTGATGCCGGGAGTGTCAACCAAATAACCGCCAAAATCCCATTCAATAAGTTTGGAAGAAGTAGTTGTATGTACTCCTTTGCTGGTATAATCACTCACTTCCGAAACTTTCAGATTCAACCTTGGCTGCAAAAAATTTATCAATGACGATTTTCCCACACCGGAATGACCGGAAAAAACTGATTCTTTATTTTGCAGGATATTTTTCAGTTTATCCATTCCTTTACCGGTTTGGATAGAAGTAAATATCACTTTGATGTCATTTTCTCGATAAAATTTTAACCTGCTTTTCAATTCATCGACATCTTTTTCCAGATCGATCTTATTTACACAAATTATCGTTTTGATATTTGCAATTCTTCCGGCACAAATATAGCGGTCTATCAAGCCCAGATTCAGATCGGGTTCTTTGGCAGAAGCTGTAATTATAACTTGATCTACATTTGCTGCCAGGATTACTTCTTTTTGAAAGTTTTCTTCCGAATAACGGGAAAGACTGTTTTTGCGAGGTAAAATTTCTTCGATGCGGGGTTTTTCAGAAAAGTCCACATTCACATAATCACCAACAGCAACCAAAGTTCGCGTATCATAATTGAGCTGTTTCAATCTGCCGCCCAGAATGCATTCGATATTTTCTCCGGCAAAATTTACCTGACAGGTATTGTTGCTTTTCACTTCCAGCACGCGTCCTTTTTTTAGTTCAAGATTGGATTTCTGGCTGGTTTCACCTTTTTCCAATAATTTTTTGGAAGCTCGTTTATCTTCTAAAACTTCATCTTCTTCAAACGCTTCCAGATCATCGATGTTGATGTTTTGAAATCGCATATCTTGTCGTTTGAATTTCTTTTTATCTTTCTTTTTCATGATCTTGTTAGCAGTACATTTAAAGCTGAATCTATTTTTTTGGTATCAACTTTGGTATTTATGCAGGGTCCTTCCGGCCGCTGGTTCAAAACTCCAAAAATCGGAATGGGAAAAACTTCGCGCATTCCATCCACCAAGTCGCGGTCACAGGCTACTGCGATGATGAATTTTGGTTTATTTTCGATAATGATCTTCCTGGCTAAACTACCACCGGTAGCTATTGCAGCTTTTATTTTGTGTTTATATATAATTTCGCAGAGATCTTTTATATCACATTTTCCGCACTTTTCACATTTATGTATGTCGTACGTCAGTCGAATTAAACAATCAGAATTCTGCAAACAGTGGGGAAGAAGCAACAAAATATCCGAAGGTTTCAGTTTTTTCTTCAGAGATCGAATGAACGAATTATTCACGTGAACATATGATTCCCGAATCTTTTCTTTGGAAATTCCCAAGATGGAAGCTACAAAAATGGTGACAGGGTAGAGAATTTTAATATAAGCTAAAATTGCGATTTTAGCAACAAGCAGATTCCTTCCCGTATAACTGGTTAGCATCACCAGAACGTTTCCCAGGAGCAGGATAAAAAAGAAAATTCGCAGAGCTGTAAGTGAAACAGCAGCCAGAACTTCATTTATTTCATGAAGTCGTGGAGAAACAAACCACCACAAGATAGTGGTGATCAGCATCATCAAAATCAGTGTAAAAGTGGAAAGCCCCAGAAAAAGCCGCTTTCCTTTGGTATCGAAATCAAAATCCGTTCTCGAATTTTTCTCCATTTTTTATACGCGCTCCCAAACTAAAAGCATGTGCAGTCATAATCTTTTTTCCAGCCGGTTGCAGTCGTTTTACCAGAATATCTTTATCGGCTGTACTCACTTTTATTCCTACATTTTTGATCATATCTAAAATCGAACCTGGATCTTCTTTTGAATTTTCATTCAGAATTTCTACTTCAATTATTTTAACCCGATTACTGCGAAAACCTGCTACAGCTCCTGGAATTTCTGCCAGACCTCGAACCTTATTTAAGATTTTTTTCGCTGTTTTATCCCAATCCAGCCAGAAATCTTCTTTAACTAATTTATGACTGAAAGTTGCTTTTTCATGATCTTGCGGAATTGGTTCTATTTCATTTTTTTCTAATTTTTCCAGAACTTCCAGCACATCATTTGCACCATATTTGGAAAGCTTTTTGTAAAGCGAAGTATAACAATCTTCGGCTCTTATTTCTAATTTTTTCTGCAAATAAACAGGACCGGCATCCATTTTTGCCACAATCTTAAAAATCGTATTTCCTGTGATTTCGTCACCCTGGAAAAGAGCGAAGTTGATCGGTGCTGATCCGCGATATTTAGGTAAAAGTGAAGGATGAAGATTCAGGCATCCAAAGATGGGAAGTTGGCGAATCTTCCGTTTTAAATAACCTCCGTAAGCTGCTGTGATAATAACATCCGGTTTGAGTTCCTGCATTTTTTGGATAGTATCTTCACTATTCACATCTTCAGGTTGAATAATTTCAATTCCCAATTCCTGCGCTTTTATTTTTACTTCCGTCGGTTGCAGTTTCCGTTTACGTCCCTTGGGTTTATCCGGCTGCGT encodes the following:
- a CDS encoding NAD(+)/NADH kinase; this encodes MNHFGVFLNPFYKDPKNIFELLERLNKTKKVNFFCMEEQKKFMPDFIHIVKDSANLDGILSFGGDGTFLRAMHFSLKYDSPLLGINVGKLGFLSDSSLRELEKSINHLKNNKYKIQKRMLLKVVLKRDGKNIFSDLALNDAVIYKGETPRLTNIKISSNKRFVLDTRCDGIIISTPTGSTAYSLSAGGPLLSPVMDAIIMAPLNPHNLSVRPMVFSANDKLEFEVLESHTEGVLQLDGRNIINLRKNDEIHITSASRKVEVIKLSNKTFYQILRKKLHMGRK
- the fmt gene encoding methionyl-tRNA formyltransferase, with product MQIKNVVFMGTPQFAVPSLELLANTRFRPVLCITQPDKPKGRKRKLQPTEVKIKAQELGIEIIQPEDVNSEDTIQKMQELKPDVIITAAYGGYLKRKIRQLPIFGCLNLHPSLLPKYRGSAPINFALFQGDEITGNTIFKIVAKMDAGPVYLQKKLEIRAEDCYTSLYKKLSKYGANDVLEVLEKLEKNEIEPIPQDHEKATFSHKLVKEDFWLDWDKTAKKILNKVRGLAEIPGAVAGFRSNRVKIIEVEILNENSKEDPGSILDMIKNVGIKVSTADKDILVKRLQPAGKKIMTAHAFSLGARIKNGEKFENGF
- a CDS encoding DUF116 domain-containing protein, with protein sequence MEKNSRTDFDFDTKGKRLFLGLSTFTLILMMLITTILWWFVSPRLHEINEVLAAVSLTALRIFFFILLLGNVLVMLTSYTGRNLLVAKIAILAYIKILYPVTIFVASILGISKEKIRESYVHVNNSFIRSLKKKLKPSDILLLLPHCLQNSDCLIRLTYDIHKCEKCGKCDIKDLCEIIYKHKIKAAIATGGSLARKIIIENKPKFIIAVACDRDLVDGMREVFPIPIFGVLNQRPEGPCINTKVDTKKIDSALNVLLTRS
- the rsgA gene encoding ribosome small subunit-dependent GTPase A → MKKKDKKKFKRQDMRFQNINIDDLEAFEEDEVLEDKRASKKLLEKGETSQKSNLELKKGRVLEVKSNNTCQVNFAGENIECILGGRLKQLNYDTRTLVAVGDYVNVDFSEKPRIEEILPRKNSLSRYSEENFQKEVILAANVDQVIITASAKEPDLNLGLIDRYICAGRIANIKTIICVNKIDLEKDVDELKSRLKFYRENDIKVIFTSIQTGKGMDKLKNILQNKESVFSGHSGVGKSSLINFLQPRLNLKVSEVSDYTSKGVHTTTSSKLIEWDFGGYLVDTPGIKTFGLHREDKEKIYRIFPGIDVLFNACKFADCSHNHEIGCAVKKAVENEEFPVERYQSYLRIIESL
- the recN gene encoding DNA repair protein RecN, whose product is MIRSLRIENFIIVKKTELEFGKGLQVLSGETGAGKSIIVGAIDLILGGSLKPGMLFDESKPAMLEIAFDLDDFNREFLNLLKKYEIDTSEGEVFISKEIGTNFRSKGFINGRRVSQNIISEFRNVLLDFHSQRDQQKLFDQEYQLQVLDNFGNLEDDRRNFEEKFRNLENKIKELKKLEKQEAELTDRIKLYEYQVQEIKSLQLKEDEEETLQSELNLLSNAETILNLASDMEQVFYENENSVHDVISSYLSKFQAFKDDNNLIGEAISNLHESLANLDDAVRNIQDVQNLIDLDNSRLQEVQSRLDAVNSLMSKYKKSIPEILQFQQYMENEIASFSSGKDRIFQLKKEIESDKIAILKEAEELSRKRKKTAKRFEEELIENIKKLAIPDASIEIKFQDLTAKLEDNEILTGLNYNGKDEVDYYFSANKGIKRQPLRIAASGGELSRFLLTIKKVLSNKLDSRTIIFDEIDSGIGGKTSELLAEFIHNIGKFHQVLCISHLPQIAAYADRHFAIRKISGKKTSEVEVYRLTEKQRRTEIARMLSGSESELALQHADELLKKG